The sequence below is a genomic window from Bradyrhizobium septentrionale.
CGCCTGCAGCGCCACCGCGAGCGCAACCGTCAGCGACACGTCGCGCAGCGCGCTGACCGGCGGCAGCAGATTGTGCTTCGGGTTGTTGCGGGCCGGCGAGACGCTGGCCAGCGCCTTCGCCGCGGCCATGAACATGCCGTCACTGACCCTGACAGCGCCAACCGCAAGCGCGCCGACGCCGACGCCGGGGAAGATGTAGGAGTTGTTGGTCTGGTCGACCTTGAAGCGGGCGCCGTCGCGCGTGATCGGCGGGAACGGGCTGCCGACACCGATCAATGCCCGCCCCTCGGTCCACGCCTCGATATCGACCGGCGTCGCTTCCTCGCGCGAGGTCGGGTTGGACAGCGGGAAGATCACCGGCCGCGCATTGCACTCGGCCATCGCGCGGACGATCGGCTCGGAGAACGCGCCGGCCTGACCGGACACGCCGATCAGCACGGTCGGCCTGGCGTTGCGCACGACGTCGAGCAGCGCGATCTTGTCAGGATGGCTGAGCTTCCAGCCGGTGATCGCCTGCTTGTCCTGGACGAAGGGAAGCTGGAACGGCGCGAGCCCGCTCATGCCCTCGAGCAGCAGGCCGTCGCGGTCGACCATGAAGAAGCGCTTCGCCGCCTCGCTCTCCGACAGGCCGGCATCGACCATCGCGGCGCGGATCAGGCTGGCGATGCCGCAGCCCGCGGATCCTGCGCCGAGCACGGCGACGCGCTGCTCGGTCAGCGGCACGCCGGTGACGTTGATCGCGGAGAGCAAGGCGCCGGTCGCGACCGCCGCGGTGCCCTGGATGTCGTCGTTGAAGGTGAGGAGCCGGTCGCGATAGCGCTCGAGCATGCGCGTCGCGTTGTTCTTGGCAAAATCTTCCCACTGCAGCAGGACGCGCGGCCAGCGCTTGATCACCGCCGAGACGAAGGCCTCGATGAAGTCGTCATACTCCTGGCCGCGGACGCGCTCGTTGCGCCAGCCGATATAGAGCGGATCGGCCAGGCAGTCGGGATTGTCGGTGCCGACGTCGAGCAGGATCGGCAGCGTCGTCGCGGGATGCAGGCCGCCGCAGCCGGTGTAGAGCGAGAGCTTGCCGATCGGGATGCCCATGCCGCCGGCGCCCTGGTCGCCGAGCCCGAGGATGCGCTCGCCGTCGGTCACCACGATCGCCTCGACATGATCGAAGCGCGGCTGCGCCAGGATGCGGTCGATGCGGTGCTTGTGCGGGATCGAGAGGAACAGCCCGCGCGGCTTGCGGAACAGCCGGCTGAACTGCTGACAGCCGGCGCCGACGGTCGGCGTGTAGACGATCGGCAGCAGCTCCTCGAGGTTCTCGACCAGCAGCGCGTAGAATAGCGTCTCGTTGGTGTCCTGCAATTCGCGCAGGAAAGCGTAGCGCTCGAGATCGTTCTCGAAGCCGCGCAGCGCCTGCAGCCGGCGCGAGACCTGTTCGTCCAATGTCGCGACATTGGGCGGCAGCAGGCCATGCAGGTCGAACGCCTCGCGCTCGGCCTCGGAGAACGCCGTGCCCTTGTTCAGCTGCGGATCGGCGAGCAGCTCGTAGCCGCTCAGCGCAGTGGTCGCGAATGCTCCTGTAGTCTCCGACATGACAAGGTCCCCTCAATGCGGATGCCTGATGCGACTGTATCACTTCAGTGCAACGAATCGGAGAGCGAAGGGCGTCGGGCTGGGCAATGCGGAATGTTGACTAAAGGGCGATGAACGGTTGTCCGGGCTCCGGCAACGCACTCCGCGGCTGCGGACAGACATCAACATACGTTGGTATAACTTCCCTATTCCTTGTCATGACCTGTGCTGACGCTTGTACAATTGAGCGATGGAGAGGGATTCTTATGCTCCAGGCTACTCCAGCGGATGCGCAAATAGCACAGAACTTCTCTCCCTGGAGGCGCGACTAACAATAGC
It includes:
- a CDS encoding NAD-dependent malic enzyme, encoding MSETTGAFATTALSGYELLADPQLNKGTAFSEAEREAFDLHGLLPPNVATLDEQVSRRLQALRGFENDLERYAFLRELQDTNETLFYALLVENLEELLPIVYTPTVGAGCQQFSRLFRKPRGLFLSIPHKHRIDRILAQPRFDHVEAIVVTDGERILGLGDQGAGGMGIPIGKLSLYTGCGGLHPATTLPILLDVGTDNPDCLADPLYIGWRNERVRGQEYDDFIEAFVSAVIKRWPRVLLQWEDFAKNNATRMLERYRDRLLTFNDDIQGTAAVATGALLSAINVTGVPLTEQRVAVLGAGSAGCGIASLIRAAMVDAGLSESEAAKRFFMVDRDGLLLEGMSGLAPFQLPFVQDKQAITGWKLSHPDKIALLDVVRNARPTVLIGVSGQAGAFSEPIVRAMAECNARPVIFPLSNPTSREEATPVDIEAWTEGRALIGVGSPFPPITRDGARFKVDQTNNSYIFPGVGVGALAVGAVRVSDGMFMAAAKALASVSPARNNPKHNLLPPVSALRDVSLTVALAVALQAHKEGLAKDIPIDQVEARIHAKVWTPSYVPYRRTP